The following proteins are co-located in the Streptomyces sp. DT2A-34 genome:
- a CDS encoding glycosyltransferase, with amino-acid sequence MSVHSHTAAHHDSAATPEFPRHVVTAVLVSHDGARWLPDALAGLLGQERPVQFAMAADTGSADHSAQLVAEALGDDRVLHLARRTGFGQAVEEANRTAPVLTPDELTYLKRPSGWDPVTRTWRDDAYDMPELPHGEPVQWLWLLHDDCAPEPDALAQLLRVVENEYELGRDDVAVVGPKLRGWYDRRQLLEVGVTIAHSGRRWTGLDRREQDQGQHDHVRPVLSVSTAGMLVRRDIFDQLGGFDRRLPLMRDDVDLCWRATAAGHRVLVAPEAVVRHAEAASRERRTVDCVGRTAASPHKVDKAGAVYTLLVNSRTAVLPWVLLRVVLGTVLRTLAYLVGKVPGQALDEIRGLMGTLLRPERIIAGRRRRGSPAVDKGELRALFPPPGATVRATVEQVASSLVGRSDPEVAAGAGRHGGAIESGPGGDDADFLEIEQFARLKRIARKPGPVLFLVLLFVSLIACRELLGGGALAGGALLPAPADSGELWSHYVDAWHPVGVGGTPSAPPYLAIVAMLASTLLGSTGLAVTVLLVCSVPLAGLTAYFVSRPLVESRLLRAWGAVAYAFLPAATGALAGGRIGTAVLAVLLPLIARAGIAASGLANGSGARGSWRATWAYALLLTITTAFTPIVWPTALVLGLGLLAVRRADITAYGLRFLAQLGVPLLVLAPWSLSLLPFGFFQEAGLKYGASAASPLDLLGASPGGPGTVSGLMLIGVVLAALAALMRSERQFGIRTAWAVALVGLLFAVLSNSSTWSGPATLVYGIALLAAALLGADGARSRVAEQSFGWRQPVAALIAFSAAAGPLLVAAGWMIRGADGPLERRDPVQVPAFVAEESNTRDQARTLVLDSDSPAHVGYMLVRGSGARLGDAELAAEDGENAKLDKIVANLVAGSGADQADQLGAFAVRYVLVHKGAPREVARVLDATPGLSRLSEQNGSALWRVDRQVSRAAVVAGSGSGSGSGSGSAEPQPVAAGPVEIHTTIPSGPEGRVLRLADSADDGWTATLDGRPLTATTVDGWAQGFELPAAGGRLDVTYDDPIGHTAWLWTQGFLALVLVVMALPGRRRDVDDDLPEEPAVPAEAMAGEGRRARRLRAQAEAEAEEAGQGGEFPAPPTEPPAAAIPQQPYGEWGTPRYAGADYGSYGGEQYEGGQQYPAGGTYDGTYQADPYQGGQYDPYAYGGQSSTGSYEGSYDTSSYDQTYQQGYDATYDPAQPHPNGSERSDGSQQ; translated from the coding sequence ATGTCCGTGCACAGCCACACGGCAGCCCATCACGACTCCGCTGCCACACCTGAGTTCCCGCGTCATGTGGTGACCGCGGTCCTCGTCTCCCATGACGGCGCCCGCTGGCTGCCCGACGCGCTCGCCGGGCTGCTCGGCCAGGAGCGCCCCGTCCAGTTCGCCATGGCCGCCGACACCGGCAGCGCGGACCACTCCGCCCAGCTGGTCGCCGAGGCCCTCGGCGACGATCGCGTACTGCACCTCGCCCGGCGCACCGGTTTCGGCCAGGCCGTCGAGGAGGCCAACCGCACGGCCCCCGTCCTCACCCCGGACGAGCTGACCTATCTGAAGCGGCCGAGCGGCTGGGACCCCGTCACGCGCACGTGGCGCGACGACGCCTACGACATGCCCGAACTCCCCCACGGGGAGCCGGTGCAGTGGCTGTGGCTCCTGCACGACGACTGCGCCCCCGAACCCGACGCCCTGGCCCAGCTGCTGCGCGTCGTGGAGAACGAGTACGAGCTGGGCCGCGACGACGTCGCCGTCGTCGGCCCCAAGCTGCGCGGCTGGTACGACCGCCGGCAGCTCCTCGAGGTCGGCGTCACCATCGCTCACTCCGGCCGCCGCTGGACCGGCCTCGACCGCCGCGAACAGGACCAGGGCCAGCACGACCACGTCCGCCCCGTGCTGTCCGTGTCCACCGCCGGCATGCTCGTCCGGCGCGACATCTTCGACCAGCTCGGCGGCTTCGACCGACGGCTGCCCCTGATGCGCGACGACGTCGACCTGTGCTGGCGCGCCACGGCCGCCGGCCACCGCGTCCTCGTCGCCCCCGAGGCAGTCGTACGACACGCCGAGGCGGCCTCCCGAGAGCGCCGCACCGTCGACTGCGTGGGCCGCACCGCCGCCTCCCCGCACAAGGTCGACAAGGCGGGCGCCGTCTACACCCTGCTCGTCAACAGCCGCACGGCCGTGCTGCCCTGGGTGCTGCTGCGCGTCGTGCTCGGCACCGTCCTGCGGACCCTGGCCTACCTCGTGGGCAAGGTCCCGGGCCAGGCCCTCGACGAGATCCGCGGCCTCATGGGCACCCTGCTGCGCCCCGAGCGGATCATCGCCGGGCGGCGCAGGCGCGGGAGCCCCGCCGTCGACAAGGGCGAGCTGCGGGCGCTGTTCCCGCCGCCCGGCGCGACCGTGCGAGCCACCGTCGAACAGGTCGCGAGCAGCCTCGTCGGCCGTTCCGACCCCGAGGTGGCCGCAGGCGCGGGACGGCACGGCGGCGCGATCGAGTCCGGCCCCGGCGGCGACGACGCGGACTTCCTCGAGATAGAACAGTTCGCCCGGCTCAAGCGCATCGCCCGCAAGCCCGGCCCGGTGCTCTTCCTCGTCCTGCTGTTCGTCTCGCTGATCGCCTGCCGGGAACTGCTCGGCGGCGGCGCGCTCGCGGGTGGCGCGTTGCTGCCCGCTCCGGCCGACTCCGGTGAGCTGTGGTCGCACTACGTGGACGCCTGGCACCCGGTGGGCGTCGGCGGCACACCGTCCGCGCCGCCGTACCTGGCGATCGTCGCGATGCTCGCCTCCACACTGCTGGGCTCGACCGGGCTCGCGGTCACCGTCCTGCTCGTCTGCTCGGTGCCGCTGGCCGGACTCACCGCCTACTTCGTCTCCCGACCGCTCGTCGAGTCGCGCCTCCTGCGCGCGTGGGGGGCCGTCGCCTACGCCTTCCTGCCCGCCGCCACCGGCGCCCTGGCCGGCGGCCGCATCGGCACCGCCGTCCTCGCCGTCCTGCTGCCGCTCATCGCCCGCGCGGGCATCGCGGCGAGCGGCCTGGCCAACGGCTCCGGTGCGCGCGGCAGTTGGCGCGCGACCTGGGCGTACGCGCTGCTGCTGACGATCACCACGGCCTTCACGCCGATCGTGTGGCCCACCGCGCTGGTCCTCGGACTCGGGCTGCTCGCGGTGCGGCGCGCCGACATCACCGCGTACGGCCTGCGCTTCCTGGCCCAGCTCGGCGTGCCCCTGCTGGTCCTCGCGCCCTGGTCCCTGTCGCTGCTTCCGTTCGGCTTCTTCCAGGAGGCCGGTCTCAAGTACGGCGCCTCGGCCGCGTCCCCCCTGGACCTGCTCGGCGCCAGTCCCGGCGGGCCCGGCACCGTGAGCGGGCTGATGCTCATCGGCGTCGTGCTGGCCGCGCTGGCCGCCCTGATGCGCTCCGAGCGCCAGTTCGGAATCCGGACCGCGTGGGCGGTCGCCCTGGTGGGCCTCCTCTTCGCGGTCCTGTCCAACAGCTCCACCTGGTCCGGCCCCGCGACCCTCGTCTACGGCATCGCCCTCCTGGCCGCCGCCCTGCTCGGCGCCGACGGGGCACGCTCGCGTGTGGCCGAGCAGAGCTTCGGCTGGCGCCAGCCGGTCGCCGCGCTGATCGCCTTCTCCGCGGCCGCCGGCCCGCTGCTCGTCGCGGCCGGCTGGATGATCCGCGGCGCCGACGGACCGCTGGAGCGGCGCGACCCCGTGCAGGTGCCCGCGTTCGTCGCCGAGGAGAGCAACACCCGCGACCAGGCCCGCACCCTCGTCCTCGACAGCGACTCCCCGGCCCACGTCGGCTACATGCTCGTCCGCGGTTCCGGCGCCCGCCTCGGCGACGCCGAACTCGCCGCCGAGGACGGGGAGAACGCCAAGCTCGACAAGATCGTCGCCAACCTCGTCGCCGGCTCCGGCGCCGACCAGGCCGACCAACTGGGCGCGTTCGCGGTGCGTTACGTCCTCGTCCACAAGGGCGCGCCCCGCGAGGTCGCGCGCGTGCTGGACGCCACGCCCGGGCTGTCGCGGCTGAGCGAGCAGAACGGCAGCGCGTTGTGGCGGGTCGACCGGCAGGTGTCGCGGGCGGCCGTCGTCGCCGGCTCCGGGTCCGGCTCCGGCTCCGGCTCCGGCTCCGCCGAGCCTCAGCCCGTCGCCGCCGGGCCCGTCGAGATCCACACCACGATTCCGAGTGGCCCCGAGGGGCGTGTCCTGCGCCTCGCCGACAGTGCCGACGACGGCTGGACGGCCACCCTGGACGGCAGGCCGCTCACCGCGACCACGGTCGACGGCTGGGCCCAGGGCTTCGAGCTCCCCGCAGCCGGCGGCAGGCTGGACGTCACCTACGACGACCCGATCGGCCACACCGCCTGGCTGTGGACCCAGGGCTTCCTCGCCCTCGTCCTCGTCGTGATGGCCCTTCCGGGACGCCGCCGCGACGTCGACGACGACCTGCCCGAGGAGCCGGCCGTCCCGGCCGAGGCCATGGCCGGCGAGGGCCGACGGGCCCGCCGACTTCGGGCCCAGGCCGAGGCCGAAGCCGAAGAGGCCGGGCAGGGCGGCGAGTTCCCCGCTCCTCCCACGGAACCGCCGGCTGCGGCGATTCCGCAGCAGCCCTACGGCGAGTGGGGCACGCCCCGTTACGCGGGCGCCGACTACGGCAGCTACGGCGGCGAGCAGTACGAGGGCGGCCAGCAGTATCCGGCGGGCGGCACCTACGACGGGACATATCAGGCGGATCCATACCAGGGCGGCCAGTACGACCCGTACGCGTACGGCGGGCAGTCATCGACGGGGTCGTACGAGGGGTCCTACGACACCTCGTCGTACGACCAGACGTACCAGCAGGGTTACGACGCCACGTACGACCCGGCGCAGCCGCATCCGAACGGCAGTGAGCGTTCCGACGGGAGCCAGCAGTGA